A region from the Antennarius striatus isolate MH-2024 chromosome 22, ASM4005453v1, whole genome shotgun sequence genome encodes:
- the LOC137589080 gene encoding serine/threonine-protein kinase 38-like isoform X1 → MAMTGGTAAALPMSNHTRERVTVAKLTLENFYSTLLTQHEEREMRQKKLEKAMDEEGLPDEEKVMRRSQHARKETEFLRLKRTRLGLDDFESLKVIGRGAFGEVRLVQKKDTGHIYAMKILRKADMLEKEQVAHIRAERDILVEADGAWVVKMFYSFQDKRNLYLIMEFLPGGDMMTLLMKKDTLSEEATQFYIAETVLAIDSIHQLGFIHRDIKPDNLLLDSRGHVKLSDFGLCTGLKKAHRTEFYRNLTHNPPSDFSFQNMNSKRKAETWKKNRRQLAYSTVGTPDYIAPEVFMQTGYNKLCDWWSLGVIMYEMLIGYPPFCSETPQETYRKVMNWKETLVFPPEVPISERAKDLILRYCTDAENRVGAVNVEEIKSHQFFESVDWEHIRERPAAISIEIKSIDDTSNFDDFPESDILQPASATEPDFKSKDWVFLNYTYKRFEGLTQRGTIPTYMKAGKA, encoded by the exons ATGGCCATGACGGGAGGGACTGCTGCTGCCCTTCCCATGAGCAACCACACCCGTGAGAGGGTGACTGTGGCCAAACTGACACTGGAAAACTTTTACAGCACTCTGCTAACCCAGCATGAGGAGCGTGAGATGAG gcagaagaagctggagaaagcCATGGATGAAGAGGGTTTGCCAGATGAGGAG AAAGTTATGCGGCGCTCGCAGCATGCACGGAAAGAGACCGAGTTTTTAAGATTGAAGAGAACGCGACTTGGTTTGGATGATTTTGAGTCCCTTAAAGTTATTGGAAGAGGTGCTTTTGGAGAG GTCCGTTTGGTGCAGAAAAAAGACACAGGACACATTTATGCAATGAAGATATTGAGAAAAGCTGACATGCTGGAGAAAGAACAG GTTGCTCACATTAGAGCAGAGAGAGACATTCTGGTGGAGGCTGATGGTGCCTGGGTGGTCAAGATGTTCTATAGCTTCCAAGACAAAAGGAACCTCTACCTCATCATGGAGTTCCTGCCTGGAG GAGACATGATGACACTGCTGATGAAAAAAGACACTTTGTCTGAAGAGGCCACTCAGTTTTACATTGCAGAGACAGTTCTAGCCATCGACTCCATCCACCAACTGGGCTTCATCCACAGAGACATTAAACCAGACAACCTGCTGCTAGACTCCAGG GGACATGTGAAGCTGTCAGACTTTGGTCTATGTACAGGCCTGAAGAAAGCTCATCGCACAGAATTCTATAGGAATCTGACACATAACCCGCCCAGCGATTTCT CATTTCAGAACATGAACTCCAAGAGGAAAGCAGAGACCTGGAAGAAGAACCGGAGGCAGCTG GCTTATTCTACTGTGGGAACTCCAGACTATATTGCCCCTGAAGTCTTCATGCAGACGGGATACAACAAGTTGTGTGATTGGTGGTCTTTGGGTGTCATCATGTATGAAATGCTCATCG GTTATCCACCCTTCTGCTCAGAGACGCCGCAGGAGACGTACAGGAAAGTGATGAACTGGAAGGAAACTCTTGTCTTCCCACCAGAAGTTCCCATCTCGGAGAGGGCCAAAGACTTGATATTAAG GTACTGCACGGACGCAGAGAACAGGGTTGGAGCTGTGAATGTGGAGGAGATAAAGAGTCATCAGTTTTTTGAGTCAGTGGACTGGGAGCACATCAG GGAGCGGCCAGCAGCCATCTCCATTGAAATCAAGAGCATTGATGACACCTCAAACTTTGACGACTTCCCAGAATCTGACATCCTCCAGCCAG CCAGTGCAACCGAGCCAGACTTCAAGTCAAAGGACTGGGTATTCCTCAACTACACATACAAACGCTTTGAGGGTCTGACTCAACGGGGCACCATTCCCACATACATGAAGGCGGGAAAGGCCTGA
- the LOC137589080 gene encoding serine/threonine-protein kinase 38-like isoform X2 produces the protein MDEEGLPDEEKVMRRSQHARKETEFLRLKRTRLGLDDFESLKVIGRGAFGEVRLVQKKDTGHIYAMKILRKADMLEKEQVAHIRAERDILVEADGAWVVKMFYSFQDKRNLYLIMEFLPGGDMMTLLMKKDTLSEEATQFYIAETVLAIDSIHQLGFIHRDIKPDNLLLDSRGHVKLSDFGLCTGLKKAHRTEFYRNLTHNPPSDFSFQNMNSKRKAETWKKNRRQLAYSTVGTPDYIAPEVFMQTGYNKLCDWWSLGVIMYEMLIGYPPFCSETPQETYRKVMNWKETLVFPPEVPISERAKDLILRYCTDAENRVGAVNVEEIKSHQFFESVDWEHIRERPAAISIEIKSIDDTSNFDDFPESDILQPASATEPDFKSKDWVFLNYTYKRFEGLTQRGTIPTYMKAGKA, from the exons ATGGATGAAGAGGGTTTGCCAGATGAGGAG AAAGTTATGCGGCGCTCGCAGCATGCACGGAAAGAGACCGAGTTTTTAAGATTGAAGAGAACGCGACTTGGTTTGGATGATTTTGAGTCCCTTAAAGTTATTGGAAGAGGTGCTTTTGGAGAG GTCCGTTTGGTGCAGAAAAAAGACACAGGACACATTTATGCAATGAAGATATTGAGAAAAGCTGACATGCTGGAGAAAGAACAG GTTGCTCACATTAGAGCAGAGAGAGACATTCTGGTGGAGGCTGATGGTGCCTGGGTGGTCAAGATGTTCTATAGCTTCCAAGACAAAAGGAACCTCTACCTCATCATGGAGTTCCTGCCTGGAG GAGACATGATGACACTGCTGATGAAAAAAGACACTTTGTCTGAAGAGGCCACTCAGTTTTACATTGCAGAGACAGTTCTAGCCATCGACTCCATCCACCAACTGGGCTTCATCCACAGAGACATTAAACCAGACAACCTGCTGCTAGACTCCAGG GGACATGTGAAGCTGTCAGACTTTGGTCTATGTACAGGCCTGAAGAAAGCTCATCGCACAGAATTCTATAGGAATCTGACACATAACCCGCCCAGCGATTTCT CATTTCAGAACATGAACTCCAAGAGGAAAGCAGAGACCTGGAAGAAGAACCGGAGGCAGCTG GCTTATTCTACTGTGGGAACTCCAGACTATATTGCCCCTGAAGTCTTCATGCAGACGGGATACAACAAGTTGTGTGATTGGTGGTCTTTGGGTGTCATCATGTATGAAATGCTCATCG GTTATCCACCCTTCTGCTCAGAGACGCCGCAGGAGACGTACAGGAAAGTGATGAACTGGAAGGAAACTCTTGTCTTCCCACCAGAAGTTCCCATCTCGGAGAGGGCCAAAGACTTGATATTAAG GTACTGCACGGACGCAGAGAACAGGGTTGGAGCTGTGAATGTGGAGGAGATAAAGAGTCATCAGTTTTTTGAGTCAGTGGACTGGGAGCACATCAG GGAGCGGCCAGCAGCCATCTCCATTGAAATCAAGAGCATTGATGACACCTCAAACTTTGACGACTTCCCAGAATCTGACATCCTCCAGCCAG CCAGTGCAACCGAGCCAGACTTCAAGTCAAAGGACTGGGTATTCCTCAACTACACATACAAACGCTTTGAGGGTCTGACTCAACGGGGCACCATTCCCACATACATGAAGGCGGGAAAGGCCTGA
- the med21 gene encoding mediator of RNA polymerase II transcription subunit 21 has translation MADRLTQLQDAVNSLADQFCNAIGVLQQCAPPASFNNIQTAINKDQPANSTEEYAQLFAALIARTAKDVDVLIDSLPSEESTAALQAASLRQLEEENHEAAARLEEVVYRGDMLLEKIQSALADIAQSQLRTRNGAPSQPSPAES, from the exons atggCGGACAGGCTAACGCAACTTCAAGACGCTGTCAATTCG CTTGCAGATCAGTTTTGTAACGCCATCGGTGTCCTGCAGCAATGTGCGCCTCCTGCCTCATTCAATAACATCCAGACGGCAATCAACAAAGATCAGCCAGCAAACTCAACCGAAG AATATGCCCAGCTATTTGCAGCCCTGATTGCCAGAACGGCCAAAGATGTAGATGTCCTGATTGATTCTCTGCCCAGTGAAGAGTCCACAGCAGCTCTGCAG GCGGCGAGTTTAcggcagctggaggaggaaaacCACGAGGCAGCTGCCCGTCTGGAGGAAGTGGTCTACCGTGgcgatatgcttctggagaagATCCAGAGCGCTCTTGCTGACATTGCCCAGTCGCAGCTACGGACCCGCAACGGAGCACCAAGCCAGCCTTCGCCAGCCGAATCCTGA
- the fgfr1op2 gene encoding FGFR1 oncogene partner 2 homolog isoform X1 produces MSCALNSPDPNGMLITSVYHKQGMSCTLEKVLADAKSLVERLRNHDNAAEMLIEQTTSLNKRVEAMKQYQEEIDSLNQVARHRPRSSLVLGIQQENRQIRELQLENKELRTSLEEHQSALELIMTKYREQVFRLLMASKRDDPTIVTQLKEQHTTEMQAHIDKINEMASVMRKAIEVDEGRTCEDEERIKQLELENSGLRELLGISREAFLILKREDASENTSLSPLMTSTDLSLRKS; encoded by the exons ATGTCTTGCGCATTGAATTCTCCAG ATCCGAATGGCATGTTGATTACTTCTGTATATCACAAACAAG GCATGAGCTGTACCTTAGAGAAGGTCCTCGCAGACGCCAAATCATTGGTGGAAAGGCTTCGTAACCATGACAATGCTGCTGAGATGTTGATTGAACAGACAACATCGCTGAACAAGCGAGTGGAAGCCATGAAACAG TACCAGGAGGAGATTGACTCATTGAACCAGGTCGCACGACATCGTCCTCGTTCTAGTCTGGTCCTTGGAATTCAACAGGAAAACCGTCAGATCAGAGAGCTCCAACTGGAAAACAAAG AACTACGGACCTCCTTGGAGGAACACCAGTCTGCATTAGAGCTCATCATGACCAAGTACAGAGAGCAAGTGTTCAGGCTGCTCATGGCAAGCAAGAGGGACGACCCTACAATTGTGACCCAGCTCAAGGAGCAGCATACCACA GAAATGCAGGCACACATAGACAAGATCAATGAGATGGCCTCTGTGATGAGGAAGGCAATAGAGGTGGATGAGGGGCGAACGTGTGAAGACGAGGAGAGAATTAAACAGTTAGAG CTGGAGAACAGTGGACTCCGAGAACTGCTGGGAATCAGTCGTGAGGCTTTCCTGATTCTGAAGAGAGAGGATGCATCAGAGAACACCTCGCTGTCTCCGTTGATGACGAGCACCGACCTCAGTTTACGGAAGAGTTAG
- the fgfr1op2 gene encoding FGFR1 oncogene partner 2 homolog isoform X2, producing MSCALNSPGMSCTLEKVLADAKSLVERLRNHDNAAEMLIEQTTSLNKRVEAMKQYQEEIDSLNQVARHRPRSSLVLGIQQENRQIRELQLENKELRTSLEEHQSALELIMTKYREQVFRLLMASKRDDPTIVTQLKEQHTTEMQAHIDKINEMASVMRKAIEVDEGRTCEDEERIKQLELENSGLRELLGISREAFLILKREDASENTSLSPLMTSTDLSLRKS from the exons ATGTCTTGCGCATTGAATTCTCCAG GCATGAGCTGTACCTTAGAGAAGGTCCTCGCAGACGCCAAATCATTGGTGGAAAGGCTTCGTAACCATGACAATGCTGCTGAGATGTTGATTGAACAGACAACATCGCTGAACAAGCGAGTGGAAGCCATGAAACAG TACCAGGAGGAGATTGACTCATTGAACCAGGTCGCACGACATCGTCCTCGTTCTAGTCTGGTCCTTGGAATTCAACAGGAAAACCGTCAGATCAGAGAGCTCCAACTGGAAAACAAAG AACTACGGACCTCCTTGGAGGAACACCAGTCTGCATTAGAGCTCATCATGACCAAGTACAGAGAGCAAGTGTTCAGGCTGCTCATGGCAAGCAAGAGGGACGACCCTACAATTGTGACCCAGCTCAAGGAGCAGCATACCACA GAAATGCAGGCACACATAGACAAGATCAATGAGATGGCCTCTGTGATGAGGAAGGCAATAGAGGTGGATGAGGGGCGAACGTGTGAAGACGAGGAGAGAATTAAACAGTTAGAG CTGGAGAACAGTGGACTCCGAGAACTGCTGGGAATCAGTCGTGAGGCTTTCCTGATTCTGAAGAGAGAGGATGCATCAGAGAACACCTCGCTGTCTCCGTTGATGACGAGCACCGACCTCAGTTTACGGAAGAGTTAG